Proteins encoded in a region of the Nocardia asteroides genome:
- a CDS encoding PhoH family protein, which produces MGAGDIGSGPAARTVRSSIELAPESVFPFLGSADQNLRELETLLDADIHVRGNSVTLTGKAADVALAERVIEQLVALTGRNRVVTPEAVRHTVSMLTEGSSESPAEVLSLDILSRRGKTIRPKTLNQKRYVDAIDANTIVFGIGPAGTGKTYLAMAKAVQALQSKQVNRIILTRPAVEAGERLGFLPGTLNEKIDPYLRPLYDALHDMMDPEAIPKLMAAGVIEVAPLAYMRGRTLNDSFIILDEAQNTTAEQMKMFLTRLGFGSKIVVTGDVTQVDLPSGARSGLRAASEILTEIEDIHFAELTSSDVVRHRLVSDIVDAYDRFEAETRPPVASHYGGNRAQRRAASRADRR; this is translated from the coding sequence ATCGGCGCCGGCGACATCGGTTCGGGTCCCGCAGCGCGCACCGTGCGCTCGAGTATCGAACTCGCTCCCGAATCCGTGTTCCCCTTCCTCGGTTCGGCCGACCAGAACCTTCGTGAACTGGAGACGCTGCTCGACGCGGACATCCACGTCCGTGGCAATTCCGTGACCCTCACCGGCAAGGCGGCCGATGTCGCGCTCGCCGAGCGGGTCATCGAGCAGCTCGTCGCGCTCACCGGCCGCAACCGCGTGGTGACTCCGGAGGCGGTGCGGCATACGGTATCGATGCTCACCGAGGGCTCCAGTGAGTCTCCCGCGGAGGTGCTCAGCCTGGACATCCTGTCCCGGCGGGGCAAGACCATCCGGCCCAAGACGCTGAACCAGAAGCGCTACGTCGACGCGATCGATGCCAACACGATCGTGTTCGGCATCGGCCCCGCCGGTACCGGCAAGACCTACCTGGCGATGGCCAAGGCGGTCCAGGCGCTGCAATCCAAGCAGGTCAACCGGATCATCCTCACCCGTCCCGCGGTCGAGGCGGGGGAGCGTCTGGGCTTTCTGCCCGGCACGCTGAACGAGAAGATCGATCCGTACCTGCGCCCGCTCTACGACGCCCTGCACGACATGATGGATCCGGAGGCCATTCCCAAGCTGATGGCGGCCGGAGTCATCGAGGTCGCGCCGCTGGCCTACATGCGCGGTCGCACCTTGAACGACTCGTTCATCATTCTCGACGAGGCGCAGAACACCACCGCCGAGCAGATGAAGATGTTCCTCACCCGCCTCGGGTTCGGATCGAAGATCGTGGTGACCGGCGACGTGACCCAGGTCGATCTGCCCAGCGGCGCCCGCTCGGGTCTGCGTGCCGCCAGCGAGATCCTCACCGAAATCGAAGACATCCACTTCGCGGAGCTGACCAGCAGCGACGTGGTCCGCCACCGGCTGGTCTCGGACATCGTGGACGCCTACGACCGCTTCGAAGCCGAGACGCGCCCGCCGGTCGCTTCGCATTACGGCGGCAACCGGGCCCAGCGCCGCGCGGCGAGCCGGGCGGACCGGCGCTAA
- a CDS encoding LysR family transcriptional regulator: MLGEDLEWFTTLAELERVGAAADRLHLAQPTLSRMLARLERRVGVELFDRRGKRIVLNEFGRIYYEHARRAQSELDAAKQALADRANPAGGVVRLSFQHSFGGSLVPQLVSGFRRISGRITVTLWQGAAEAVTERVLAGEADLGIVSPRPAVAGVGWRTVLRQPLVLAVPPEHRLAGRRQVRLAEVADAEFVTMHHGFGMRRIFEELCAAADIRPRIAFESSDLVTVAGLVSAGLGVAILPGEDPLSAGPLSGPVTVPLADAGAARAVGLVWAAAVTPPDAVRHFRDFTEDWAGRRGGIP, encoded by the coding sequence ATGCTCGGCGAGGATCTGGAGTGGTTCACGACACTCGCCGAGCTGGAGCGGGTGGGTGCCGCAGCCGATCGGTTGCACCTCGCCCAGCCCACCCTGTCGCGCATGCTGGCCCGGTTGGAGCGCCGGGTCGGTGTCGAACTGTTCGACCGGCGCGGAAAACGGATCGTCCTCAACGAGTTCGGGCGGATCTACTACGAGCATGCCCGTCGTGCGCAATCCGAGCTGGACGCGGCGAAACAGGCTCTCGCCGATCGGGCCAATCCGGCAGGGGGAGTCGTGCGGCTGTCCTTCCAGCACTCCTTCGGCGGATCACTGGTGCCGCAGCTGGTCAGCGGCTTCCGGCGGATCTCCGGCCGGATCACGGTGACACTGTGGCAGGGGGCGGCCGAAGCGGTGACCGAGCGGGTGCTCGCGGGCGAAGCGGATCTGGGCATCGTCTCGCCCCGCCCTGCCGTCGCGGGCGTCGGCTGGCGTACCGTGCTGCGGCAGCCGCTGGTGCTGGCGGTGCCGCCGGAGCATCGGTTGGCCGGACGGCGGCAGGTCCGGCTCGCCGAGGTGGCCGACGCGGAGTTCGTCACGATGCACCACGGATTCGGGATGCGGCGCATCTTCGAGGAACTGTGCGCGGCCGCGGATATCCGGCCGCGGATCGCGTTCGAGTCGAGCGACCTCGTCACGGTGGCCGGGCTGGTGTCGGCGGGACTGGGCGTGGCGATCCTGCCGGGCGAGGACCCGCTGTCCGCTGGGCCGCTGTCCGGCCCGGTGACGGTGCCGCTGGCGGACGCGGGCGCCGCGCGCGCCGTCGGGTTGGTGTGGGCCGCCGCGGTGACGCCACCGGACGCCGTGCGGCACTTCCGTGACTTCACGGAGGATTGGGCAGGGCGACGTGGGGGAATTCCATGA
- a CDS encoding MFS transporter: protein MTTERSAAATDVAHERRITTALFAAGLTTFASMYSAQALLPSLSAAFGATPARAALAVSLTTGFLALAIIPVSALSSRIGRTEVMTGSAVAAAAIGLLLPLSPSLELLLTGRALQGIALAGVPAVAMAYLAEEIGGDGLGAAMGVYVAGTTIGGLAGRLIPAFTLDLASWRWAQAVAAIAAAGCTVWFLRWLPPSRGFVPRPAGMRTVLGDLGSQLRHRGLLALFGLAFVLMGGFVSVYNYLGYRLTAAPFGLPEALVGLVFVLYLAGTAASAAAGRLTDRIGRQWVLTVSLCMMTIGLVVTIPDHLGTALLGVLLYTAGFFGAHTAASAWVGAMAQGNRGAASSLYLFAYYLGSAVVGGAAGIVYARAGWLGLTCGIGALMVIAALLLWVSHRSQRRARRPCTRIPRGNRRRSRLDR from the coding sequence ATGACCACCGAGCGCAGCGCAGCGGCAACGGACGTCGCCCACGAACGCAGGATCACCACCGCGCTGTTCGCGGCCGGTCTCACGACTTTCGCCTCCATGTACAGCGCCCAGGCTCTGCTGCCGAGCCTCTCGGCCGCGTTCGGCGCGACGCCTGCGCGGGCGGCGCTGGCGGTGTCGCTCACCACCGGCTTCCTCGCGCTGGCGATCATCCCCGTGAGCGCCCTCTCGTCCCGGATCGGCCGGACCGAAGTGATGACCGGCTCCGCGGTCGCGGCGGCGGCGATCGGATTGCTGCTACCGCTGAGCCCGTCGCTGGAGTTGCTGCTCACCGGACGAGCGCTGCAAGGCATCGCGCTGGCGGGCGTGCCCGCCGTGGCGATGGCCTATCTGGCGGAGGAGATCGGCGGGGACGGGCTGGGCGCCGCGATGGGCGTCTACGTGGCAGGCACCACGATCGGTGGGCTGGCCGGGCGATTGATTCCGGCGTTCACCTTGGACCTGGCGTCCTGGCGGTGGGCGCAGGCAGTGGCCGCGATCGCCGCCGCCGGCTGCACGGTGTGGTTCCTCCGGTGGCTGCCGCCGTCTCGCGGCTTCGTGCCGCGGCCCGCCGGAATGCGCACGGTGCTCGGCGATCTCGGGAGCCAGTTGCGTCATCGCGGGTTGCTCGCGCTGTTCGGGCTGGCGTTCGTCCTGATGGGTGGATTCGTCTCGGTGTACAACTATCTCGGCTACCGGCTGACGGCCGCGCCGTTCGGGTTGCCGGAAGCACTGGTGGGGCTGGTGTTCGTGCTGTATCTGGCCGGCACCGCGGCGTCGGCGGCGGCCGGCCGGCTGACCGACCGGATCGGCAGGCAGTGGGTGCTCACCGTGTCGCTGTGCATGATGACGATCGGGCTCGTGGTGACGATTCCCGACCACCTCGGCACCGCGCTCCTCGGCGTATTGCTCTACACCGCGGGATTCTTCGGTGCGCACACTGCGGCAAGCGCATGGGTGGGCGCGATGGCGCAAGGCAATCGGGGCGCGGCCTCGTCGCTGTATCTGTTCGCCTACTACCTCGGCAGCGCGGTCGTCGGCGGTGCGGCAGGCATCGTCTACGCCCGCGCGGGGTGGCTCGGCCTGACCTGCGGCATCGGTGCGCTGATGGTCATCGCGGCACTGTTGCTGTGGGTATCGCACCGATCGCAGCGCCGCGCGCGCAGACCATGCACACGAATCCCGCGCGGGAATCGTCGCCGGTCGAGGCTTGACCGCTGA
- a CDS encoding 16S rRNA (uracil(1498)-N(3))-methyltransferase, protein MAATVFYLDEVPQPGAVAVLDGPEGRHAATVRRIRVGEPITLSDGRGVLAESEVVAAYRDRLELAVRDRVLAAPQAPPVTVAQALPKSDRSELAVELMTEAGADAVIPWQAARCVANWEGKAAKGVGKWRAAARSAARQSRRAYIPEVADLHRTKDLLEVVRTAKADGAIIAALHESGTARFTELPFADATGIVLVVGPEGGLDDTELTALAEAGADVTLLGPTVLRTSTAAAVALGALGALTPRW, encoded by the coding sequence GTGGCCGCGACGGTCTTCTACCTCGACGAGGTGCCCCAGCCGGGCGCGGTCGCGGTGCTCGACGGCCCGGAAGGCAGGCACGCCGCCACGGTGCGCCGCATCCGGGTCGGCGAGCCGATCACCCTCTCCGACGGGCGCGGTGTGCTCGCCGAATCGGAAGTCGTCGCCGCGTACCGTGACCGGCTCGAGCTCGCGGTGCGCGACCGGGTGCTGGCGGCCCCGCAGGCGCCGCCGGTGACCGTCGCGCAGGCGCTGCCGAAGTCCGACCGTTCGGAGCTGGCGGTCGAGCTGATGACGGAGGCGGGCGCCGACGCCGTCATCCCGTGGCAGGCCGCGCGCTGTGTCGCGAACTGGGAGGGCAAAGCCGCCAAAGGCGTCGGCAAATGGCGGGCCGCCGCCCGCTCGGCCGCCCGTCAGTCCCGCCGGGCCTACATCCCCGAGGTCGCCGACCTGCACCGCACCAAGGACCTGCTGGAGGTGGTCCGCACGGCGAAGGCCGACGGCGCGATCATCGCGGCGCTGCACGAGTCCGGCACGGCCCGCTTCACCGAACTGCCCTTCGCCGACGCGACCGGAATCGTCCTCGTGGTGGGCCCGGAAGGCGGGCTGGACGACACCGAACTCACCGCCCTGGCCGAGGCGGGCGCGGACGTGACTCTGCTCGGCCCGACGGTGCTGCGTACCTCCACCGCGGCAGCGGTCGCGCTGGGCGCTCTAGGCGCCCTGACCCCGCGTTGGTGA
- the dnaJ gene encoding molecular chaperone DnaJ, translated as MARDYYGLLGVAKNATDQEIKRAYRKLARELHPDVNPDEAAQAKFKEVSTAYEVLSDPEKRRVVDMGGDPMESGAGGAGFNGAGFGGLGDVFEAFFGGMSGTTGARKPRGRVQPGADSLIRTRLSLAECAVGVTKHLTVDTAILCDICQGSGTNGNSKPVRCETCGGAGEVQSVQRSFLGQVLTSRPCPTCRGAGETIPDPCHKCGGDGRVRARREIAAPIPAGVANGMRVRLAAQGEVGPGGGHAGDLYVEIVEQPHDVFVRDGDDLHCTIRVPMVDAALGTTVVIDTILDGPTELTIPAGTQPGEISVLRGHGMPRLRSGARGDLLAHLDIVIPAKLDSKQTELLRKYKGMRDRERAEVMSAQSEHNSGLFARLRASFSGR; from the coding sequence GTGGCACGGGACTACTACGGACTGCTCGGCGTCGCGAAGAACGCGACCGATCAGGAGATCAAGCGGGCATACCGCAAGCTGGCGCGTGAGCTCCACCCCGACGTCAACCCCGACGAGGCGGCGCAGGCCAAGTTCAAGGAAGTGTCGACCGCCTACGAGGTGCTGTCGGATCCGGAGAAGCGGCGCGTCGTCGACATGGGCGGCGACCCGATGGAATCCGGCGCGGGCGGGGCCGGCTTCAACGGCGCGGGCTTCGGCGGGCTCGGCGACGTGTTCGAGGCGTTCTTCGGCGGCATGAGCGGGACGACCGGCGCGCGCAAGCCGCGTGGCCGGGTCCAGCCGGGCGCCGATTCGCTGATCCGCACCCGGCTCAGCCTGGCCGAGTGCGCGGTCGGCGTGACCAAGCACCTCACCGTGGACACCGCGATCCTGTGCGACATCTGCCAGGGCTCGGGTACCAACGGCAACTCCAAGCCGGTGCGCTGTGAGACCTGCGGCGGCGCGGGCGAAGTCCAGTCCGTGCAACGATCCTTCCTCGGCCAGGTGCTGACTTCGCGCCCGTGCCCCACGTGCCGGGGCGCGGGCGAGACCATCCCGGACCCGTGCCACAAGTGCGGCGGCGACGGCCGGGTGCGGGCGCGCCGCGAGATCGCCGCGCCGATTCCCGCCGGCGTCGCGAACGGCATGCGGGTGCGGCTGGCCGCGCAAGGCGAGGTCGGCCCGGGTGGCGGTCACGCGGGTGACCTGTACGTGGAGATCGTGGAGCAACCGCACGACGTCTTCGTCCGCGACGGTGACGATCTGCACTGCACCATCCGGGTGCCGATGGTCGACGCGGCGCTGGGCACCACCGTGGTGATCGACACCATCCTGGACGGTCCGACCGAGTTGACCATTCCGGCGGGCACCCAGCCCGGCGAGATCTCGGTGCTGCGCGGTCACGGCATGCCGCGGCTGCGCTCCGGCGCGCGCGGCGATCTGCTCGCGCACCTGGACATCGTGATCCCGGCCAAGCTGGACAGCAAGCAGACCGAACTCCTGCGCAAATACAAGGGAATGCGTGACCGCGAGCGCGCCGAGGTGATGTCGGCGCAGTCCGAGCACAACAGCGGCCTGTTCGCGCGGCTGCGGGCCTCGTTCAGCGGACGCTAG
- the hrcA gene encoding heat-inducible transcriptional repressor HrcA, producing MSSTEDRRFEVLRAIVADYVATKEPIGSKTLVERHNLGVSSATVRNDMAVLEAEGYITQPHTSSGRIPTDKGYRQFVDRISEVKPLSAAERRAIMEFLESGVDLDDVLRRGVRLLAQLTRQVAVVQYPTVSASTVRHIEVVALNPARLLLVVITDTGRVDQRLVDLGAVIDDEDLAALRGMLGGAMDGKRLASASAAVAELPERAPVRLRDVLVRVSTVLVETLVEHPEERLVLGGTANLTRNAADFGFPGSLRAVLEALEEQVIVLKLLAAAQQPGTVTVRIGEETQVEQMRGTSVVSTGYGAAGAVLGGMGVLGPTRMDYPGTIASVAAVARYIGEVLAER from the coding sequence ATGTCGAGCACCGAGGATCGGCGCTTCGAGGTCCTGCGCGCGATCGTCGCGGACTATGTCGCGACCAAGGAGCCGATCGGGTCGAAGACGCTGGTCGAGCGGCACAATCTGGGTGTTTCCAGCGCGACGGTGCGCAACGACATGGCGGTGCTCGAGGCCGAGGGCTACATCACACAGCCGCACACGAGTTCCGGCCGGATCCCGACGGACAAAGGCTATAGGCAGTTCGTGGACCGGATCTCGGAGGTGAAGCCGCTGTCGGCGGCGGAGCGCAGGGCGATCATGGAGTTCCTGGAGTCGGGCGTCGACCTCGACGACGTGCTGCGCAGGGGCGTCCGCTTGCTGGCCCAGCTGACCAGGCAGGTCGCCGTCGTGCAGTACCCCACGGTCTCGGCGTCCACGGTGCGTCACATCGAGGTGGTCGCGCTCAATCCCGCGCGCCTGCTGCTGGTGGTGATCACCGACACCGGCCGCGTCGATCAGCGACTGGTCGACCTCGGCGCCGTGATCGACGACGAGGATCTGGCCGCGCTGCGCGGCATGCTCGGCGGCGCCATGGACGGCAAACGCCTGGCCTCGGCCTCGGCGGCGGTCGCGGAGCTGCCCGAGCGCGCGCCGGTGCGGCTGCGCGACGTGCTGGTGCGGGTGTCCACGGTACTGGTGGAGACGCTGGTGGAACATCCCGAGGAACGATTGGTGCTCGGCGGCACCGCCAACCTCACCCGCAACGCCGCCGACTTCGGCTTCCCCGGCTCCTTGCGGGCGGTTCTGGAGGCGCTGGAGGAGCAGGTGATCGTGCTCAAGCTGCTCGCGGCGGCCCAGCAGCCGGGGACGGTCACGGTCCGCATCGGCGAGGAGACGCAGGTCGAGCAGATGCGCGGGACGTCTGTTGTGTCGACCGGCTACGGCGCGGCGGGAGCGGTGCTCGGCGGTATGGGTGTGCTGGGCCCGACGCGGATGGACTATCCCGGCACGATCGCGTCGGTCGCGGCCGTCGCCCGATACATCGGCGAGGTCCTCGCCGAGCGCTGA
- the hemW gene encoding radical SAM family heme chaperone HemW has product MSSSAASASTDTSAPVVRDFGHGPFGIYVHVPFCATRCGYCDFNTYTAGELGSSASPQSWSTALRGELATAAREFAALPTATPEVSTVFVGGGTPSLLGGDGLAAVLDAVRGEFRLAADAEITTESNPESTSPEFFRRIREAGFTRVSLGMQSAAEHVLRVLDRTHTPGRAVAAAREARAAGFEHVNLDLIYGTPGERDADLDASLDAVLDAGVDHVSAYSLIVEDGTALARRVRRGELPAPDDDVLAARYERIDARLRAAGLDWYEVSNWAAGAAAVCRHNLGYWDGGDWLGAGPGAHSHVGGVRWWNVKHPARYADRVGQGGLPAAGWEALSDDERYTERVMLAVRLRTGLPLADLASSAIAAVGRVVADGLALRTDDDRLVLTDRGRLLADGVVRELLD; this is encoded by the coding sequence CACGTGCCGTTCTGCGCGACGCGGTGCGGTTACTGCGACTTCAACACCTACACCGCGGGTGAGCTCGGCAGCTCGGCCTCGCCGCAGTCGTGGTCGACGGCGTTGCGCGGCGAGCTGGCGACCGCGGCGCGGGAGTTCGCGGCGCTGCCCACCGCGACACCGGAGGTGTCCACCGTGTTCGTCGGCGGGGGAACGCCCTCGCTGCTGGGCGGCGACGGTCTGGCCGCGGTGCTGGACGCGGTGCGCGGCGAGTTCCGCCTCGCCGCCGACGCCGAGATCACCACGGAATCCAATCCGGAATCCACCTCGCCGGAGTTCTTCCGGCGCATCCGGGAGGCCGGGTTCACGCGGGTGTCGCTGGGCATGCAGTCCGCCGCGGAACACGTGCTGAGGGTGCTCGACCGCACACACACCCCCGGCCGGGCGGTGGCCGCGGCGCGGGAAGCGCGTGCCGCCGGCTTCGAGCACGTCAATCTGGATCTGATCTACGGGACGCCGGGCGAGCGCGACGCCGATCTCGACGCCAGCCTGGACGCGGTGCTCGACGCCGGTGTCGACCACGTCTCGGCCTATTCGCTGATCGTGGAGGACGGCACCGCGCTGGCCCGGCGCGTGCGCCGCGGCGAACTGCCCGCGCCCGACGACGACGTGCTCGCCGCGCGCTACGAACGGATCGACGCCCGGCTCCGCGCGGCCGGGCTCGACTGGTACGAGGTCTCGAACTGGGCCGCAGGCGCGGCGGCGGTCTGCCGGCACAATCTCGGCTACTGGGACGGCGGCGACTGGCTGGGCGCCGGTCCCGGCGCGCACAGCCATGTCGGGGGAGTGCGGTGGTGGAACGTCAAACACCCCGCGCGATACGCGGACCGAGTCGGCCAGGGCGGTCTGCCCGCGGCCGGATGGGAAGCGCTCAGCGACGACGAGCGGTACACCGAACGAGTCATGCTCGCCGTGCGGTTGCGCACCGGCCTGCCCCTGGCGGATCTGGCGTCCTCCGCCATCGCCGCGGTGGGCCGGGTGGTCGCCGACGGCCTCGCCCTGCGCACCGACGACGACCGGCTCGTCCTCACCGATCGCGGCCGCCTCCTCGCCGACGGTGTCGTCCGCGAATTGCTCGACTGA